One part of the Asterias amurensis chromosome 11, ASM3211899v1 genome encodes these proteins:
- the LOC139944557 gene encoding B9 domain-containing protein 1-like, with product MASNPTVFLLMLSGQIESGDFPEFEDLYLKYNFVFGPDWVITSGLEEGISQVSKKSKDGRQLFVWNFPLEVTFKSTNPHGWPQIVVSVYGLDHYGLAIVRGYGAVHIPISPGRHQRILPMFVPESSSRFQKLTSWVLSRRPEFVDVNVVARGEGREVTRVRSQGHVKVTFNIITRDMKKLGYDVASSTVSVPGADTAAALAGASAPAQGAAAAAQQTMEGEGVSETVT from the exons TTTCCTGAGTTCGAGGACCTCTACCTAAAGTATAATTTTGTCTTTGGACCAGATTGGGTGATAACATCG GGTCTAGAGGAAGGAATCTCACAGGTATCCAAGAAGTCTAAAGATGGGCGGCAACTGTTTGTCTGGAACTTTCCACTGGAAGTCACTTTCAAGAGCACCAACCCTCACGGAT GGCCTCAGATTGTTGTCAGCGTTTATGGTTTAGATCACTATGGCCTGGCTATTGTTCGAGGATATGGAGCTGTTCACATACCAATATCGCCAGGAAG aCACCAAAGAATTCTGCCAATGTTTGTTCCTGAGTCTTCGTCAAGATTCCAAAAGCTCACAAG TTGGGTTCTGAGCAGAAGACCCGAGTTTGTTGACGTCAATGTAGTGGCAAGGGGTGAAGGCAGAGAAG tCACCAGAGTGCGATCTCAAGGTCACGTCAAAGTCACCTTCAACATCATCACCCGCGACATGAAAAAACTTGGCTATGACGTTGCGTCATCGACGGTTAGTGTCCCTGGGGCAGACACTGCAGCTGCCTTAGCTGGGGCATCAGCACCGGCACAGGGGGCAGCCGCTGCCGCCCAGCAGACCATGGAAGGTGAAGGGGTCAGCGAAACAGTAACATGA
- the LOC139944499 gene encoding uncharacterized protein — protein sequence MAGKAKLVPTVLIAVLCLVLAPCATPAMAVLSLEVAGHQTIIPVNQSVTLIGSGRFPVGFVLGDQAGGTGVGRVTWTVDGRVIAEQQSTQSQTTDVYTTRIELFRDRHFVAYLKIEGMDASKNGEYCFKLKAGESVRTTSQSLGLAVEYRPSNEYPKCSVLPVDDDMRLVCKSERGSPLVSLQWMKDGNSLQQTVDDDGESFLEVYTTVAGLGAINMGRYGCSMTYKGSSAGSCFLDRPTVWIPTSTSGLAIGEDLEVICLQSASDNPPVSAFKWEVKPNRHHTVGSDGAVLHISNITSHDNGTEIICEGQNAMGRSTASSVIILRPVEATQTPITLELEQSKIPEHVGALASFECRTTPEREMGWLFNGQYIDPQNHEDRFFVEGNQNQALSVRDVTREDVPALVTCFVAKSFQKRFVMNLKVDFSLTTSSPLTHSTETPYHKLSTQTDVAKYRSHAPAQTPNLKPILVTPKLDTSTSKDESSFFNSQIMWYIVGGMMCVVLLGICCWVSLKAKSLMCDQHRDTKIVVSPTSSTPSCRRINGDDFVVRVGMPSEERPSLTLDQSLLTKEQLVEQEVQYQDLEDVSRQRQTNEYQRIINNDWIPPSHI from the coding sequence ATGGCTGGTAAAGCTAAACTTGTTCCCACCGTCCTGATCGCAGTTCTTTGCCTGGTCTTGGCGCCTTGCGCTACACCAGCCATGGCTGTTTTATCATTAGAGGTAGCTGGACATCAAACCATCATTCCCGTCAACCAAAGCGTCACATTAATCGGCTCTGGGCGATTCCCGGTCGGTTTCGTCCTCGGTGACCAGGCCGGGGGCACCGGGGTAGGAAGAGTCACCTGGACGGTGGACGGCCGGGTCATCGCCGAGCAGCAAAGTACCCAATCTCAAACGACCGATGTGTATACTACGAGGATAGAGCTTTTCCGGGATCGCCACTTTGTTGCCTATCTTAAAATCGAGGGCATGGACGCATCGAAAAACGGAGAGTATTGTTTCAAGCTGAAGGCGGGAGAGTCTGTCCGTACCACGTCACAAAGCCTTGGGTTGGCTGTTGAGTACCGACCGTCTAATGAGTACCCGAAATGCTCGGTTCTTCCAGTTGACGATGACATGAGGCTCGTGTGCAAGTCGGAGAGGGGAAGTCCCCTGGTCAGCCTGCAGTGGATGAAAGATGGCAACTCACTTCAACAGACAGTTGACGATGACGGAGAAAGCTTTCTTGAGGTGTACACCACGGTAGCAGGACTGGGTGCCATCAACATGGGACGGTATGGATGCTCAATGACATACAAGGGATCGAGTGCGGGCTCGTGCTTTCTCGACCGACCCACTGTGTGGATTCCGACCAGCACGAGCGGGTTAGCCATCGGGGAAGATCTCGAAGTCATCTGCCTTCAATCTGCTTCTGATAACCCACCTGTGTCTGCCTTTAAGTGGGAAGTCAAACCAAACCGGCACCATACAGTGGGTAGCGATGGGGCTGTACTTCACATCTCCAATATCACATCTCATGACAACGGAACTGAAATCATCTGCGAGGGACAAAACGCAATGGGTCGCAGTACAGCAAGCAGTGTGATCATCTTACGACCTGTCGAGGCCACCCAAACACCAATAACTCTCGAGTTGGAGCAGAGCAAGATACCAGAACACGTTGGTGCACTCGCCAGCTTCGAATGCCGAACAACTCCGGAACGCGAGATGGGGTGGCTCTTCAATGGCCAGTACATCGACCCACAGAACCATGAAGACAGATTCTTCGTCGAGGGAAACCAAAACCAGGCTTTGTCAGTGAGGGATGTTACTCGAGAAGATGTACCGGCCCTGGTCACTTGCTTCGTTGCAAAGAGCTTCCAGAAAAGGTTTGTGATGAATCTTAAAGTTGACTTTTCTCTGACCACTAGTTCGCCTCTCACACACTCAACCGAAACGCCCTACCACAAGCTGTCAACACAGACGGATGTCGCTAAGTATCGTTCTCATGCTCCAGCTCAAACACCCAACCTTAAACCCATCCTGGTCACCCCCAAACTGGACACCTCTACATCCAAAGACGAGTCTTCGTTTTTCAACAGTCAGATAATGTGGTACATCGTTGGTGGCATGATGTGTGTTGTCCTACTTGGTATCTGTTGCTGGGTGTCCCTCAAAGCGAAGTCACTCATGTGCGACCAACATCGAGACACCAAGATCGTGGTGAGCCCCACTTCATCGACCCCATCTTGTCGACGTATTAACGGCGATGATTTCGTGGTCCGAGTCGGGATGCCGAGCGAGGAGAGACCCTCCCTGACACTGGATCAATCTCTGTTGACCAAGGAGCAACTGGTGGAGCAGGAGGTACAGTACCAGGATCTGGAGGATGTGTCTCGTCAGCGACAGACTAACGAGTACCAACGAATCATTAACAATGACTGGATTCCCCCTTCTCATATTTAA